The Pirellulales bacterium region AGATTTGTTCGGACCACGCAGTCAATTCTGTATCGAAAGGAGCCGGCAATTGGCGGAGGCGGTCCGCCAATAGGCTTGGACCTTGTTCGGTGTTGAAGAGTTGCTTGAAGTATCCCGCGCCGCCCGAGTGATTGCCGAACAGTTGGCTCAGGCCATCGTAGAGATCGGCGACCTCGAACACCAACTGTTTTGCCGTCCCGACTTCTTGCAGGGACATCGCCAGAAGCGTCTTACGCGCCAGCCGATCCACAGTGAGACTGTGCTCGAATGCGAAAACGGGGTCGATCGCGTTAAGCGCGTCATTTCCTGACGTGAAGTTGGCGATGTCGGTCAATTCATATAGCAAGCGATTCACGCGATCAATATACCAACGCACCAACGCCAAACGCTCGGAGACGGGATGACCCCTTTCATGTTGAACGCGTTGGTGCGCCGCATGCTGCCACTCTGGGCCGTGGAAATCTTGAACAGCCTTAAAGAAGTCGGTCTTTTCACGGCCGAATTCTGCAGCGTTGCTGGCGATGGCGAGCCAGTCGCGCGGGTAGAGCGGTGGGCAATACTTCTCTTCAGGCTCGAATAGAAAGAGGAAATCCAGACCAACCAGACCTCCACGATAGCCGCCGACGTACGGGTAGAAGAGGCGGAAAAAGATTTCGAGCAATACCGGTGCGAGCTGAGCAATCGAGTTCGTGTGCCATTCCTGCAACGTCTGGATGCCATCGAATCCGCTCGCCGCGAGATCCTTAAGCGGTGTTTGTGCGGCAGCATACAACGTTCGCATCAGAGCGGCCGCGCAATCGTTTATGGGGTTGAAACCCAATACCGCGATCCGGCCCTCGGGGAAAAGCTCAAAAAAGCACGGGGCGACGTACTCGCGAAACAAAGGTCGGAGCCTTTGTGGTCCTGCAAGGCAAATGGCTTGGTGCAAGCGATACATTCCGCGCCAGCGCGGCGGCTTCCTGGCGTCTGACATGAGGGACAACAGAATGTCTGGTTCCGTCGTCAAGCGAGGCGAATCGACTGTCGCGAACTCAGAGTGGAAGTACGTGTCGATGAAGTCAAGTCGCTTGCCACCTAGGTCGGCATTGCGATCTAGCACATCAATTATCTCGATGGCCGGCACCAACGACCGAGCCTTCTGACGCGCTCGGCGACGCACCCACTCGCCATGAGCTTGATAATCGGCAAATCTGCTCGCAACCTCGGCAATCTGGATAGCGGTCTGGCCACTGCCAGTGGCAGGCAGAGGACCGAACTGGCGATATCCCTCATCGGCCAAGGTAATGATAGAAGACATTCGCTTTGCCCCTTTCGATCATGCCAATGCATGGCTGACTTAGGTTGACGGCGAGACTCAAACGAAGGTTCGCGGCTCGCGCCAAGAGTCAATCAATCGGATCCATTGTGCCAAGTCTGTGACTGCGCGTCGCCAAACTCCGTTGTGCCTCGGCTGGAAAGACCGACAGATTGCCAAAGGTGGCTGTAATTCACCTCTCGGGTCAATTCAACACAACGGTTTTGGCAGCCGACGCGCAATGAATTCTGGATCGCGTAAGAACTGCAATGTCGAGTGGTCGGCAGCAGTCATCATATGATCGCAGGAGCGTGTGGATTAGTGACTCTCGCCGATACTATCGCCGCGCCGATCCGTCTGGTAAGTTGCTAGCTTAATTGGTTTTAGAGGCAGAACTCTGGCTATTTGCCGGGGATGTCTTTCGTTTCAAAGCGGGCATTCAACATGCTGGGCGCGACGACAATCCGGGCGGGCAGCATTGTCCGTGGCCCCACGCTTCCTGAGCCGGTGGAGGTGCTCGCCACCGTTTCGCTCGGGGAGTCGCTGAAGATCATCGGCCGCGGGCTGAACTCCGGCCTGACTTTCGATCCCGTTCTGTCGCCGACTCAAATCGCTCAGCTTTCGGTTTCGTCAGATAGCGTTCCGTTCGACGGCGATGCTCGGCTATTTCGGCTCGGCATCGAAGCCCATCGCCTCGGATTAGCTTACGAATACGATCCCTTCTTTTCGCTGTCGATTGCCCGCGTCGATCCGTTACCGCATCAATTGGAAGCGGTCTACGGCTACTTCATGAAGCTGCCGCGGATTCGGTTTTTGCTGGCCGACGATCCGGGCGCCGGCAAAACGGTCATGGCGGGCCTGCTCCTGAAGGAACTCAAGGCTCGCGGCCTCGTGCGCCGCGTGCTGATCGTCTGCCCCGCCAACCTCACGTTCCAATGGCAGCGCGAACTCACCGATAAATTCCGCGAGAAGTTCGACGTGATCCGAGGCGACGTTCTCCGCGCCAACTACGGCCAGAATCCGTGGCAGGAAAAAGACCAGGTCATCACGTCGGTTTCTTGGGTGTCCGTCGTGGAAGACGCCCGAGAGAGTTTGCTTCGCTCCCGCTGGGACTTGGTGATCGTCGACGAAGCCCACAAGATGAGCGCCCGGTCCGAGGACCACAAGACATACGCTTACCGGCTGGGCGAAAACCTGTCGAAGATGACGGACCATTTTCTGCTCATGACCGCCACGCCGCACAAGGGCGATCCCGAGCATTTCCGGCGCTTTCTCGCTCTGCTCGATCCCGACGTATATGGCAGCATCGAGAGCCTCCAACAGGCGATGCGCGACCATGAAGCGCCGTTCTACCTGCGCCGGACGAAAGAGGCCCTCGTTACTTTTCCCGATCCAGAAACGGGCGAGGTCCGCAAGCTGTTTACGAAGCGCGACGTTCAAACGGCGGCCTTTGATTTCGACGGCGAGGAACTCGACTTCTACGACGAACTGACTCGCTACGTGGAAGATCAATCAATGGCCGCCGCCGGCGATGCATCGGCCCGCGGCCGCGCAGTCGGCTTCACAATGGCCATGCTCCAGCGCCGCATGGCCTCGTCGATCTACGCCGTCCGCCGCAGCCTGGAGCGGATGCGAGACCGTCGCGAAAAGATTCTCGAAGACCCAGAAGCCTATCGGCAGGAACAAATTGAGCGGCGCATCCCGGACGACTTCGACGACCTGACCGAGGAAGAGCAGCAGCAGATCGTCAGTCGGCTTGAAGAGGAAGTGCTGTCCGCCGACCCCGCCGTCTTGCGCGAGGAAATTGCCCGCCTCACGAAGCTTGTCGATCAAGCCAAGGGCCTTGAAGCCCGTGACGTGCAGTCGAAGCTCCATAAATTGCGAGCGGTGTTGACCGAGGAGGGCATCTTCTCCAACCCCAAGATGCGGCTGCTCGTCTTCACCGAGCACAAGGACACGCTCGACTATTTGGCTGGCGATGGCCGCGATGAACGCCCGCTTGGCAAACTGCGCGAATGGGGGCTGACGCTCACTCAGATTCACGGCGGCATGAAGATCGGCGATCGCGATACGCCCGGCTCGCGAATTTATGCCGAGCGGGAGTTCAAGGAGTCGGCCCAGGTGCTGGTCGCCACCGAGGCCGCGGGCGAGGGCATCAACCTTCAGTTCTGCTGGTTGATGATCAATTTCGATATTCCCTGGAATCCGGTTCGCCTGGAGCAGCGGGTCGGCCGCATCCACCGCTACGGCCAGGAGAAGGACTGCGTGATTTTCAACTTCGTTGCGCGAAATACCCGTGAAGGTCGTGTGCTGCAAACGCTGATCGAGCGGCTCAAGGAAATTCGGGACGACTTGGGGAGCGACCAGGTCTTCGACGTGGTCGGCACTATCTTCCCGTCGAATCAGTTGGAGAAGCTATTCCGGGACATGTATGCCCGCGTCACGGATGAACACAAGATTCAGGACCGAATCGTCCGCGACGTTAGCCCGCAGCGGTTCCGCGCGATAACCGAAAGCGCCTTGGAGGGACTGGCGAAAAAGGACTTGAATCTATCCGCCATCGTCGGCAAATCGGCCGAAGCCAAGGAACGTCGCTTGGTGCCGGAGATTGTCGAGGCGTTTTTCCTGCAAGCCGCGCCGGAGACGGGCGTGCAGCCCAAAGAAACCGCCAAGGCCAGCGGCGTGTTTCGGATCGGCAAGGTCCCGCGCAATCTCCTCCCGATCGGCGACCGGCAGGAGTCGCGTTTCGGTCGGCTTGGCCGGGAATACGGCAAGATCGTCTTCAACAAAACCTTGCTGCCGAGCGATCCGTCGCTGGAATGGGTAACGCCCGGCCATCCATTATTCGAGGCGATCAGGACCGACTGCCTGGCCCGGTTCGACGACCACCTGCGCCGGGGCGCCGTGTTCTACGATCTGCATCGCAGCAGCCCGGCGCTGCTCGACGTGTTTGCGGCGTCTATTAAGGATGGTCGCGGCAACACGTTGCATCGACGGTTATTCGTAATTGCATCCTCGATATCGGGCGAGATGCAGATTCACGAGCCAACCATTCTGCACGAAGTTACACCCGCGCCGGTCGGCACGCCCACTCCCGCCAATTCTGACGTTCCCAATCGCACTCGCGTCGAGCAGTTCCTCTATCAGCGATCTTTGGAACCCTGGATTGGCACGGCGGCGCAGGACCGGTCGGGCGAAGTTGCCCGCGTCGCTCGACATGTCGCCATCAGCCTCAATTCCCTGATCGACCGCCAGCAACTCCAGCTTGGTGAGTTTCTGAATCGTCAAGTCGCTGGACAGACCACCCCGGGCCTCGACGGCATCATCGCGCAGGCCGAACTGCATCTGGACGAGTTGAACAACCGCCTGGAAAGCCGCAAGAGTGAGCTGGAACTGGAGCGTCATTGCACGATTTCCGACATCACGCACTTGGGCCGCGCTTGGGTCTTACCGCATCCCAAACGGACCAGTCCCCAGCTTGCCCCGATGGTCAACGATCCGGAGATCGAGCGGATCGCCGTTCAGGAGGCCATCCGTCACGAAGAGGCTCGCGGCTGGGTGGTCGAGAGCGTCGAGTCCGAGAACCGCGGCTTCGACTTGATCAGCCGACGCCCGCACTCCGAGGATCCCAAGACATTTGTCGAGGTGCGATTCATCGAAGTCAAAGGCCGCGCCGGCGTCGGCGTCGTGGCGCTTAGCGAGAACGAGTACCGCACTTCAGAACGGCTCAAGAGCGATTATTGGCTCTATGTGGTCTTCAACTGCGGCAGCTCGTCGCAATTGCACACGGTGCAGAATCCATCCCGGCTCGGATGGCAGCCGGTCGTCACGGTCGAGCATTATCAGATCGCTCCCGAAGTAGTCCTCCGCAACAAATGAGCACCGCGCACTTTCCCGACAATGTCATGTCCGTCATGAAAGACGCGATTATCAACGTCTTTTGGAAGAAGACGGACGTTCGGGCCCTTTTCGATCGTTGCGGCGTGCCGCGCGATCTCGTCTCAGGGCAGGATTGGACTGCGTATAAGATCCATATTGTGTCACCAGTGCTCGACAATCTGAATTCGACCCCGAAGGGACTCGGCCCCTTGCGCCAAATCC contains the following coding sequences:
- a CDS encoding DUF3883 domain-containing protein, translating into MSFVSKRAFNMLGATTIRAGSIVRGPTLPEPVEVLATVSLGESLKIIGRGLNSGLTFDPVLSPTQIAQLSVSSDSVPFDGDARLFRLGIEAHRLGLAYEYDPFFSLSIARVDPLPHQLEAVYGYFMKLPRIRFLLADDPGAGKTVMAGLLLKELKARGLVRRVLIVCPANLTFQWQRELTDKFREKFDVIRGDVLRANYGQNPWQEKDQVITSVSWVSVVEDARESLLRSRWDLVIVDEAHKMSARSEDHKTYAYRLGENLSKMTDHFLLMTATPHKGDPEHFRRFLALLDPDVYGSIESLQQAMRDHEAPFYLRRTKEALVTFPDPETGEVRKLFTKRDVQTAAFDFDGEELDFYDELTRYVEDQSMAAAGDASARGRAVGFTMAMLQRRMASSIYAVRRSLERMRDRREKILEDPEAYRQEQIERRIPDDFDDLTEEEQQQIVSRLEEEVLSADPAVLREEIARLTKLVDQAKGLEARDVQSKLHKLRAVLTEEGIFSNPKMRLLVFTEHKDTLDYLAGDGRDERPLGKLREWGLTLTQIHGGMKIGDRDTPGSRIYAEREFKESAQVLVATEAAGEGINLQFCWLMINFDIPWNPVRLEQRVGRIHRYGQEKDCVIFNFVARNTREGRVLQTLIERLKEIRDDLGSDQVFDVVGTIFPSNQLEKLFRDMYARVTDEHKIQDRIVRDVSPQRFRAITESALEGLAKKDLNLSAIVGKSAEAKERRLVPEIVEAFFLQAAPETGVQPKETAKASGVFRIGKVPRNLLPIGDRQESRFGRLGREYGKIVFNKTLLPSDPSLEWVTPGHPLFEAIRTDCLARFDDHLRRGAVFYDLHRSSPALLDVFAASIKDGRGNTLHRRLFVIASSISGEMQIHEPTILHEVTPAPVGTPTPANSDVPNRTRVEQFLYQRSLEPWIGTAAQDRSGEVARVARHVAISLNSLIDRQQLQLGEFLNRQVAGQTTPGLDGIIAQAELHLDELNNRLESRKSELELERHCTISDITHLGRAWVLPHPKRTSPQLAPMVNDPEIERIAVQEAIRHEEARGWVVESVESENRGFDLISRRPHSEDPKTFVEVRFIEVKGRAGVGVVALSENEYRTSERLKSDYWLYVVFNCGSSSQLHTVQNPSRLGWQPVVTVEHYQIAPEVVLRNK